One Aegilops tauschii subsp. strangulata cultivar AL8/78 chromosome 7, Aet v6.0, whole genome shotgun sequence genomic window carries:
- the LOC109736561 gene encoding acid phosphatase 1: protein MARNRGAALLLLALLLAVAGEAQDAQDQLPPRPLVIQLPTEEKRAEGADEAVELRCASWRLAGEANNLAPWAAVPKDCVPHVRAYLTGPAYRSDLDLVAREASAYARAAAPPAAAQAAWVFDIDETLLSNLPYYAQHGYGLELFDHREFDRWVETGEAPAIPSSLRLYREVRDLGFKTFLLTGRTEAHEAVTVDNLRRQGFHHWDKLILRAAADREKTATDYKSEKRKEMEAEGYKILGNSGDQWSDLLGYSMSARSFKLPNPMYYIP, encoded by the exons ATGGCGCGCAACCGCGGCGCCGCCCTGCTCCTGCTGgcgctcctcctcgccgtcgcgGGAGAGGCGCAGGACGCGCAGGACCAGCTGCCGCCGCGCCCACTCGTCATCCAGCTGCCCACGGAGGAGAAGCGGGCCGAGGGGGCGGACGAGGCCGTGGAGCTGCGGTGCGCGAGCTGGAGGCTGGCGGGGGAGGCCAACAACCTGGCGCCGTGGGCGGCCGTGCCCAAGGACTGCGTGCCGCACGTGCGCGCCTACCTCACCGGCCCCGCCTACCGCTCCGACCTCGACCTAGTCGCAAGGGAGGCCTCCGCCtacgcccgcgccgccgccccgcccgccgccgcgcagGCCGCCTGGGTCTTCGACATCGACGAGACGCTGCTCTCCAACCTCCCCTACTACGCGCAGCACGGATACGG GCTGGAGCTGTTCGACCACCGCGAGTTCGACCGGTGGGTGGAGACGGGGGaggcgccggcgatcccctccagCCTCCGCCTCTACCGGGAGGTGCGCGACCTCGGCTTCAAGACCTTCCTGCTCACCGGCCGCACCGAGGCCCACGAGGCCGTCACCGTCGACAACCTCAGGAGACAGGGCTTCCACCACTGGGACAAGCTCATACTCAG GGCAGCAGCTGACCGGGAGAAAACGGCAACGGACTACAAGTCGGAGAAGAGGAAGGAGATGGAGGCGGAGGGGTACAAGATCCTGGGCAACTCGGGCGACCAGTGGAGCGACCTGCTGGGCTACTCCATGAGCGCCCGTTCCTTCAAGCTCCCCAACCCAATGTACTACATCCCCTGA
- the LOC109736565 gene encoding LRR receptor-like serine/threonine-protein kinase HSL2 encodes MQNMETLDLHSNSLSGRIPDDPRKLKNLSKLRILDLSSNTMNGTIPNGIWRMQNMEVLNLHNNSLSGRIPDDFCKLKNLSWLLLNENLLSGPLPENVTQSQLTSIFQLNFSSNQLTGKIPSPFEMKRFQWSFLSNPGLCSSDHFGNLPMCPRLHLKMFVIILLVFGSTILICTGLIGLTKIKAFSSKQKADAPFPQWKLTAFQAIDYDIQDILCNLIDANLVGSGGSGKVYKICLGNRNGGVIAVKQIWCSSGELEHDVLEKQFQAEIEILGSIRHANIIKLLGYISSSESKLLIYEYMENGSLYEWLHQKDEPTTSTTRRLLNWPIRMSIAIDAARGLCYMHHGCSPAIAHRDVESSNILLDPQFKAKIADFGLARALLKAGEPESVSAVVGSFGYIAPEFGSSRKMNEKVDVYSFGVVLLELVTGRRANGGGGYENLAQWAWRQFHQDDEDIHLTNLIDAEIRDPAYSREVQLVLKLGLICTGTNPSSRPSMKQVLQVLQR; translated from the exons ATGCAGAATATGGAAACCCTCGATCTGCACAGTAACTCTCTATCTGGTCGCATACCAGATGATCCCCGTAAGCTCAAGAATCTGTCCAAACTTAGAATCTTAGACTTGTCTTCTAACACAATGAATGGGACAATACCCAATGGGATTTGGAGAATGCAGAATATGGAGGTCCTCAATCTACACAATAACTCTCTATCTGGTCGCATACCAGATGATTTCTGTAAGCTCAAGAATCTGTCATGGCTTTTATTGAACGAAAATCTTCTATCTGGCCCATTACCAGAAAACGTTACACAGTCACAATTAACCTCCATCTTCCAACTCAATTTCTCTAGTAACCAACTGACGGGCAAGATTCCATCTCCTTTCGAGATGAAAAGATTCCAATGGAGCTTTCTTTCCAACCCTGGCTTATGTTCCTCCGACCACTTTGGCAACCTTCCTATGTGCCCCAGATTGCACTTGAAGATGTTTGTAATCATTCTCTTGGTTTTTGGTTCAACCATTCTCATATGCACAGGGCTGATTGGTTTAACTAAGATCAAAGCATTTTCCTCAAAGCAAAAGGCGGATGCCCCATTTCCACAGTGGAAACTGACGGCCTTCCAAGCTATTGATTATGACATTCAAGACATCCTTTGCAACCTCATTGATGCAAACCTTGTCGGCAGCGGTGGCTCAGGAAAGGTATATAAGATCTGCCTTGGTAACAGAAACGGCGGGGTTATAGCTGTCAAGCAAATATGGTGTAGTAGTGGTGAACTGGAACATGATGTGCTGGAAAAGCAGTTTCAAGCTGAAATTGAGATTCTTGGATCCATCCGGCATGCCAATATCATAAAGTTGCTTGGCTACATATCAAGCTCTGAATCAAAGCTCCTCATATACGAATACATGGAAAACGGTAGCCTGTATGAATGGCTGCATCAGAAAGATGAACCAACGACTAGTACAACTAGACGGTTGTTGAACTGGCCGATAAGAATGTCAATAGCAATCGATGCAGCAAGAGGGCTGTGTTACATGCACCACGGTTGCTCTCCTGCTATAGCACACCGTGATGTGGAGTCTAGCAACATCCTACTGGATCCTCAGTTCAAGGCGAAGATTGCGGACTTTGGTCTAGCTCGCGCACTGCTTAAAGCCGGCGAGCCAGAGTCTGTCTCGGCGGTGGTTGGGTCCTTTGGATACATAGCTCCAG AATTCGGAAGCTCGAGAAAGATGAATGAGAAAGTTGATGTGTACAGCTTTGGGGTGGTTCTTCTGGAGCTGGTAACAGGGAGGCGTGCAAATGGTGGGGGCGGGTACGAGAATTTGGCGCAATGGGCATGGAGGCAATTTCATCAAGATGATGAGGACATACATTTGACAAATCTGATAGATGCAGAAATTCGAGATCCAGCCTACTCGCGTGAGGTACAACTGGTGTTGAAGCTAGGGCTAATTTGCACGGGCACAAACCCATCTTCAAGGCCGTCGATGAAGCAGGTGCTGCAGGTCCTGCAACGCTGA